From the Colletotrichum lupini chromosome 1, complete sequence genome, the window GAAAGCAAAACAAAACCTAAGTGCGTTCTACTAAAAAATCCCAGTAAGAATACTCGAGGAACAGACGGAGCACAATCTCCAACCGGCCGAGGGAGTTGTCGTGGGTAGACGGGGGGCGGTCAAAGAAATCGGAGACGGTAGTTTACAGAAACCCCCGCCCGCCGTTCTTCGGAGGAGTCTCTTTGGCCGGTGGTGCAGCCAGCCGAGTCCCGAGCTGTCCGGATGTGTGGGCCGAGTGGAAGATCCCTGGCATGCTTGCGGCTTTGCATGAAGAGATGAGAAATACAGTGGCCTTATTGGACAGATTTCTAGAGGCTTAACGCCGATAGAGTGGCTTGAAGAATTGACGTGTATGATTCATAGACTCTCATACATGATTCAACTACCCATGGGTCCGGTTCAGTTTGTCGATTGATTGTTAAGGTTTTCTGCCGACATCTCATTTCTCCAATTAAGGTCATCGCAATAGCATGGGCAACAGTGTGTACAAGTTGAATAGTCGTGAACAAATGAACTCCAGCGCATTTAGGGCTCTGCTAATgtactactaatatatacAAGCCCTCGGGCGCCGGTCTACAAGCATGCAAAAAATTTCAGCCTTTTACTGTCCCGGTGAAACCAGCTTGCCCTGAGCCCGGGCAGTCGGCTCCCAACCACCACCCAGAGCGTTAGCACCGCCGTTCAGCGCGGCGTACTCCTCCATTCTCTTCTCAAGCTCGGGGCGGAAATGTCTAATAAGACCCTGGAGGGGCCAGGCGAAAGCCTCGCCAAGAGCTAGATAGGAGTTATTAGCAATGGGAATCATTGACGTCATGAACGAAGATACATACCGCAAATAGTGTGACCCTCAACTTGCTTGGTGAGCTCCTGAAGCATGTCGATCTCGCGTGGCCGGCCCTGGCCCTTCTCGAAACGCTTCATGATCTGGTCGGTCCACTTGCTACCCTCTCTGCAGGGCGTGCATTGACCGCAGGACTCGTGGGCGTAGAAGTGGGAGAGACGGCTAATGGCGCGGACAACGTCGGTGCTCTTGTCCATGACAATGACGGCGGCAGTACCGAGACCGGACTGGCTGTCCTTGAGACCGTCAAAGTCCATAAGCTGGTTGTCGCAGATGCTCTTGGGAAGAATAGGGGTGGAAGAGCCACCGGGAATGACGGCCAAAAGGTTGTCCCAGCCACCACGGACACCGCCGCAGTGCTTGTCGATAAGCTCGCGCAGGGGTATCGACATCTCCTCCTCGACGGTGACGGGGTTGTTGACGTGACCGGAAATGCAGAAGAGCTTGGTGCCCTGGTTACGCTCACGGCCAAAGCCGGCGAACCAGTTGCCACCACGTCTGCAGATGGTGGGGGCGACAGCGATAGTCTCGACGTTGGCGACGGTGGAAGGGCATCCGAAAAGACCGACAGCAGCGGGGAAAGGGGGCTTGAGACGGGGCTTTCCGGGCTTTCCCTCGAGGGACTCGATGAGGGAGGTCTCCTCACCGCAGACGTAGGCACCGGCACCACGGTGGATGAAGACGTCGAAGTCGTATCCAGAGTTGCAGGCGTTCTTGCCAATCAATCCATCCTTGTATGCCTCGTTGATGGCGTTCTGGAGAACGGCAGCTTCGTGGACGAACTCGCCGCGGATGTAAATGTAGGCGGCGGTGGCGTTCATCGCTCTGCCGGCGACGAGGCAGCCCTCGATAAGCTTGTGGGGATCCTTTCGCATAATCTCGCGGTCCTTGCAGGTTCCGGGCTCGCCCTCATCGGCGTTGACGACCAAATATCTCGGCTTGTCGTCCTTGTCCCAGTCCTTGAAGTTCATGAATGACTGCGCGATTGCCGTTACGTTAGCCCGTTGTTCCGCCCCTTCACTTGATTGCCGCGGCAATAGTCCAGCAAAATCGCAAGGTGGCAACCTACCCATTTCAATCCTGAAGGGAAACCGGCACCTCCACGTCCACGGAGACCAGAGGCCTTGACCTCGCTGATGATCCAGTCGTGTCCCTTGAGAATGATCTCCTTCGTCTTGTGCCAATCGCCCAACTTCTTCGCGGAAGCCAGCGTCGGGGGCAACCGGCCGTAAAGATTCTGGAAAATACGGTCCTGATCCTTGAGTCCGCCGTAGGTTCGTACTGTCGCAAAGTTTCGCGCAGCCTGAGCGGCCTGCGCGGGCAACCGCCGTGGAGTGGCCATCGTGGGCGTTGGGGGGGTATTTGGTGGTGGATGGAGGTTGTCGATCGGAGGAATTCGTGGTCGTGGAACACAGCTCAATTGCACCAAATCGATGATGCTTATTTCCAACTGGCGTTGATTGGCCAATGCGGGTCATTTAGTCAGCGAAACGGTCACGTGGGAGCGCGGATGCATTAACCGGGGTTATGCGCTGGGGCCGCTCCAGAGAATCGACGTCGGACTCTACTGCCCCACGGCGAGCTATCCCATCACTAACACCGTTGCGCGCCGCATCTCGGGCTCCTATTCGAGCCTGGAATCGTTACAGGCGTCACCGATAATGCACCTTACATCATTCGGCTAGGATTTGCATTGGGTCGGAGCAATCCAGGACACGTACCACAATGTCGTCTAACAAGCGGCATTCTATGCTGCCCGCCGTCTCCAATCAAGGCCCACGACCTCCCGTTAGCTTCTCGTCATCTCTTACCGTGGCCGACAGCGCCATTCTCGTCGGAACACACTCAATCACGATTCAGTCGGAAAGCGTATTGCACCCACGATCGAAGCTGGAGACCACGAACGGCAGCATCCTCATCGGTCGGAGGTGCATCATCCACGAGCGGGCTCATATCGGCAAAGTTGGTAACGACGACGCCAGCGGAGGCATCTCGCTCGGAGACTACGTGACGGTAGAGGTTGGCGCCACCATTGAATCCGGAGGCACAGATATTGGAACAGATACGGTAGTTGGGGTCCGATCTCGGATCGGACATGGCGCTGTCATTGGCAAGGTTGGTGCCATCTTTCCATCAGACCAGCTGGGATGGCCAACTAACTGCTGCAGAACTGCACAATCTCGCCTTTGACTGTCATCAAGCCTGGCGAAAAGGTCCCGGATTTCACAGTGGTCTACTCGAATGGGCAGAGACGGACGGATAGGCGAGGAGTCGCAGATTTGAGACATAAGGCGCAGGCGCGCCAGATTGATGTGCTTAGAAGATTGATACCCAATAAGGCCGAGAAATGGCTGAGTTAAGAATGGAATAGAAATGATACCCCATGATTCAGCTTGACTGAAGTATTGATAAGTTATGCAAATGATGACGTTCCCCCGGGTGGTAAACATATTCAAAATCCGTGGGAATAAAGGATTCACGACGAAAGCTTGCCAGGTATATGTACGAAGACCATCGGAAAAGTCACCGCCCGCAGTAGCCGAGCGGTATACAATTGGTAGAAATAGATGCCAACGAGCGCTTTCATAGACACTCGAACCTCGCCAGTTCGAGTGTTGAACTTttgccttttttcttttgtgTCTTTCCTCTAGAATAGCCACCTCTCTTCCTCTGCTAATGAACGCAACAAAATGAATGTGGATTGATCATTTTGACCAGAACCATGAGATTGGCTACCTTGAATCTCTCCATAAATACGGAAGCATTGTCCGGATATGTTACACATGGTAGCTACAAAGctaaagaagaaaaagaaaaaatgaCAAGAGTAGACCGATCGAGGTCTATTCGGGGCCTCTACATCTCAGAAGCCCCTCGAATACGCGGCCAATTTCTTGTCGATATCTAGAGATGATTCACTCCTCGTAAAGACTGGAAAGATTAGCCTAGTGGCAGGAATGAGATGGAGAGGAGCCGCACGACAATCCTTGCCAGACAACAACATCGCCATGGAGGATCAAGCTGCCCTCCCGTAACTACCTTACATCTGTCAACTTCTAATTCAGCCAGTCCGGTCTTGGCATTACTTTTTATGCCAGCTTGAAGGGCTAAGGGAAGCCATAGCGTGGGGGTGCCAGGGGGTGTTCCTGGTTTCTACTATCTGATACAGAGCTTTACAGCTTGTAAGAAAATGGTTTAACCTGGCCTTGCTCATTCAAGACTATCATGTAGTTACCGACAGAATGCACGCACACGGGCTAGAATGAACTCGCGACGTTCAGAGCTGCTTCTCATTCATAGGTCTCCAGCATCGCTGAAACCACATATACATAAAACAGTAGTAAAGTAAGGGCGAAATGATACTTGCCCTAGCATCAGCTAGTTGCGATAGCCATCGCCCTGTTCATCCTTCGCACCAAGGGGAGTCCTTTGATGAAAGCCTCCTATAGTATCTTCGATGCTATCCGATGGAGGGGCTAGCGTTCAAAAGATTCAAAGAAAGCCACAAGGCGGTCGATGTCCTTTTGACTGTCCCGCTTGTTCATTTCCTCAATTCCGTGAGTCCAACTCTCAGGCGGCAGACAAACTTGAGGACGGCGAGAGGAGTCGCCGTTGGTCGAGATGGTCGTGTCATAACATGGAATATGTTCTAAACGAAGAAAGCAAACAATTTCAAACAAGCTACCACGGTAGCGGTCAGTGACGTCGCCCTTGAGGAAGTAGACATGAATAAACCTGGCGATCAAGTGCAATACTGCAGGATGCGCTATGATCGCTGCTCTCCCGAAATTTAGAGCTTTAACGGAAAGGCAGCCTACGGATCCGTTTTCGAAGTCCGGTGCGGGAAAGATCAGCGGACCACTGAAGGCATCGGCTTGTCCCTGAGGACTCAAACTTGACCTCAAGACTTTTACGGCGTCCGGGAAGAGGCGGAAAGCTTGACAGACGGCGGACAGGGCTTGGTTACCGTCGATGGTCCCTCTAGAGTACCTGAAGATATTGGTGTAGATGTCGCTAAAAAGTTGAACAGCATCAGTGGCATTATTCTCGTTGATGGTGGTTTGGCAGGTTTCCTAAGCGTTCGAGTCAAAACCAGGGGGCCGGTCGTCGACTGCTGAATCGACAGTCTCTAAATCGAGTTCCTCTCCCAATCCGACCACGTGTGCCGTCCACGGTTCTGCAGGCACAGCCCGATCCCCTAAACAGAACAGAGTCCGCGATTTGGCGTACTCAGGCTGAGGGTTGCGTGCAAAGACCTCGTAGGCCTTGTTGAAGTCGACACGCTGGAAGAATTGCCCGTAATAGAAGATGGTATGTCCAAGATCATTTCTGATGGGATCCCAGTAGCCAGTTTTGGAGGCCCGTTGGCGGAAGTTGACGACCGCGACCGGATTATTCTCGCGCCAGGTCTTGAACATTTGACCTTGGGCCGCTTCTTCTCGAATGAAGACTTCTTCTCCACCCCAGAGGCATATGATGCGAAAATATCCAGGGAAACCGAGGCACCCCTTGCTCAGGCTTTCAGTACAACTTCTGTAGATTTTGTCGGAACGCAGGTCTTCGTGGGTGGGTTGAGGTACCAAGTACCAACAGTTGTCGTCGGGCATCTTAATAGGAATAGAAGCAGACAGCAAGAGTCGTGGCCTTCGTCTCGATGATAGAATTTTGCGGGTATTTGATAATGCCTTTGCGCGCCAATTCCTAtcgtgatgatgatgattcaAAAATCATGTTGGGAGAAGCCAAGGGGAAAGAGGCGAGTGACTCAACTGTGGCAAGATTCCAGTCAGAGTACAAAATGATTTCCTGGGTACCCGAAGGCAATATGAGAAGCAGCTGTCAATAGTCTGTAAACGCAATCCCAGGACCTTCCTTTCAGACAGAGTCTGCCTCGTGGCAAGCATTGGCGGGATGTGGTAAGTCCACTTCACTCTCTCCTTCCTGCATACTTTGTTGCGAGAAGTTTAAACACACCAGAAGGAGCATCATACAGGAGAGGCAAGGCAGTGGCTTTGGCTAACTTGTGCGATTACCTAGATGGGCCTATCTTAATGAGAGACTACGGCCGAACCGAAATGAGAACGTCGACCGCCTCGTTCCGGCGACCGTTCTGACATGCCTGAGAAGTTTGTATCTACCTCGGATCTCTAGTCCTTGGGAGAAGGTTTTCAGACAATGCACTGACTACAGATTTCAAGACTTGGTCAAATCCATCTTCTCAATGTTTGGGCTTCTGCGCCTTTGAATGAAGCATCAATTTCATAGGTTCTCACGGGATAGGGATGAGGAGCCGAGTTTCCATGGAAGATCAACTGATAGATCTCTCTCATTTTGATTCTACGTAACTCAGCCAGGTATATGATTCGGGACGCATAGGGGCTTTGATGGCACAGTGGCATAGAACACTGTCGTATTCTTCACCATCTTGATCTCATCCCGGGGTCAATGAGACCCGTGGTCCATAAGGCGTCTCATGGCCGTTTGTACCTTTTTACGAACCAGTTCCACGCAAAGACAAGGCAATGCCTCTTTGGTCTATATTTTTGGTCGTGGACATGATGATTCCAGCCCGCTGCTGAGACGCATTTGTATCGCCCAGATCCTGTTGAAGTACAATTCTTCTTCTTGCATCTCTGCTTACATGGACTCAACAAAGAGCGTTCCCTCTTTTTCACAATCAGTTACTCAGTATAATAAAGACTCATGCTCTTGCATCGAAGAACAGTCCGGGAATATTCCCCTCAAGCAACAGCAACGCACCAACATCTTCGAACCCCCAACACTCCCGGCGGCCGAAGGCCCCGCGGAAGACGTAACAACACAACAACATTCCGTGGGTCGTCGGTGATGTGGATCTCGAGACCGGGACATGGAACACGAAAAGAGACCCCTTCCTGACAAGAAAGCCACGCAAACACGTCAACACGCACGTCCCCGCCTGTCCCACCGCTCCTCCGGTCACAGTGACAGTCCCCTCCGATCTTCTCCGTAGGCTTTCCCTCTTTCTTCCTTCCATTCTCGTCCGCAACCCATGATCCATCCATGATTCGGCATCCCCCTTATCCTCCACCAAGCCAAGACCGGGGTCGATGGGGGAAAAGCACAGCAAGGCGCGTAGCCAAGCCTTCGACACCCCGGGTGACAACGTACAAGAAGTCGCAAGACTACGACATTGTCAAAAACTGGGCTTGGCTGTGTCGTCTCATGCTGCTTCAGCCGCCAAGCTCTTGTCGTCCAACTTCCACTTGGCGATCCCCCCAAAAAGTCGAGATAAAAGAGAAGCTCGGTCCAGCTTGTAAAAGCCACTGACACGATGCCAACCCTCAAGACCGCCAAGTGCAGTCAGCAAAACCGCCAAGTGGCACAAGTGACAGCCATCACTTACACTGCCTCGCTCTCGGCACTCTCAAGTTAACAGCCACATCGGAATAGCGCTCATCACCGTCGCAGCAAAGCAAGCCCTCCAGACAACATGAGAGTCACCAGGCATGAACAGTGAACCCTTGCGCAGTTGCGATTCGCAAGCTGCCTCGTTGCCGTCGCGCCATTACATTGCTCTTACGTTTTTGCTTCCTAGCATGCCCGGATACCCTGTGTCGTCTCTATTCCCTCTCAGGGAAACATCGTTTGCCGTGCCCATCTCGGTTTCATGTCCCGCCAAAGCCGCCAGCCCAGTAAGTCTATTGGACATCTTTTGTGGCTCAGAGATGCTGTTTCCCCGCTGTTCTTCCCCATCCCGTCCGTTCCCGCAAGGTGTACGGGACCCCTCTACCCATGTCGAAACAAGGATACTAGGTAGTCAACGCAACGCTCTTCGCTGCAACGACATCGTGGGAGAAAGCAGATTGATAAGAAAGCTGATTATCTTCATACGATTCCTGCCGTCTCTAAAACGCCAAGTTTACTCTTGTCCCTACATTTCCCGCATATTTTTCATCATATCCTTAGTATTGCTCACGCCTTTTCCCTATATTTTCCCTTCTTCTCCATCGTCTATCCCTCCATCCCCGTCATGCAGAGTTTCGCCCGCTCGAGATTTCAGTCTCCGTGACGTCTGCCGTCTCCTTCTTCGTCCTCAACAGGATGTCCTTGAGCGTCCTCTTCTGGGGCTTCTTTGAGAGTCTCTCGTACAGCGGCTTGTGCTCCTCATGAGGATCGTGAACCTCGCTGTAGTCGACATGGACGAAGGCTCTTTCGACATCAGACAAACCTAGCAGCGTCCAAAAAGTCAGCAAAATCAAGCTCCCTTCTGTCCTTCCATCAAATCTCATCGCTAAAGGAAAGAGAGTACTTTACCTTCGACCTTTCTCTGCAGTTCCTGAGCAACGTCGTGCGAGATTCTCAGGGGCGTCGTCTCATCCATGACGATGTCAATCTCCACGTAGTAATTTTGTCCTGCGTGATACGCGCGGCACTGCTCGTGGAGTCAGAGGGGCCATTTCTCACGCATATATGTCTCTCGCTCTCTCAATTTGGTATATTCTTACAGTGTCAACTTTGAGAATCCGAGTATCGTGGGTCATGGCCATGTAAATCAGCTTCGAGACAAAGTCTCTCGGCGCCGACTTGCCGACGAGCAACCACACCTGCTCAAAGGCGTTGGACACCCAGGAGAACAAGATGAGCAGCGCAATGCAGATGGCGCCAATGGGATCCAAGTACCACACGAAGCGGTCTCCCACGACGGACATGATCAGGCCGAAGCTGTTGACCACAATGTCATTGCGGTGGTCGATCTACGGAAGGCTATTATTAGCAACAGGCGTCGTCCGAACAGACAAGCCGCCCCGGGGGGAAGGTTAAGCAACATACAAAAAACACATGCACTGAAGGGAATTTCCGGTAGGCGAAGCAGTAGATCATCAGGGAGGCCTTGGCAAAGATGGCCACACCAACGATAACGATGGGGACAATGTGCAGTTGTTCAGAGGCCCGCTTGCCCTCGCCAAGTGAGCGGCCTGACTCGACCTGTTGCGCCCCCGGATCAGCCATCTCAAACTACCAAGTCATACGTCACTTGGCGAGAAACTTACCAGAAGTTGAATGGCAACGGTTGTCATGAGAGCGCAGAATAAGATGATGCCAATCGTCTCAATCCTGGTTCGTCCCTATTATTTCATCCCCAGTCTGTCAGACCCTGCTTTGGAATTCAATTGCCAAGGGTGATAACTCACCACCGGGTACTTGTAAACGCTCGGCCGCGCCGCCATCCTTGAGGTGATGAGCATCACAAAGGATGAGACCAGATCCATCTGGGCATTTCTTGGTCAACTCAACTCCTCTAATGATGCCGCAACTCAGAAAATGATTGACTAACAAATGCGTCGGCTGCAGTGGCAAAAAGCTGGAGAATTCACGAGTCAATAGGAGTCCGTGAGCACAGGGACTTGGCTGCCCATCTTACCGACAGAGACCCAGTTGAGACGGCGGCGTAGAGCTGAATGACGAATAGGCAAAAGTTGACTGTGAAGGAGGCGTTGACGGCGAACTTGATCTTGGGACCCATTCGCGCGTCTTCAGCAACCTGCTGTCTCTCTTCATCCTCGGCACCGAGGAATTGGTCAATGAGCTCATTCTGTCGGTTGTAGAATTTCTTTAGTTTCCTCTTGTTGCCCTTGGGATGCTCAATCTTCATCTGCTTCTTGGAGACATTGTCACGACGGTGTCGACCAAAGTCGTAGGGGTCCGGCCGATAAGTGTCGACGGTAGAAGCGTCCGTGGCGTCGACGTTGGAGTACgggccgtcgccgccgcctctcTTGGAGGAAGTTCTGACGACGTCGCTCTTGTTGGCTGCTGTGTCGTTCGAAGTCGACACGAAGAGCCCTTCAGTCACAGCTTTGTCGTCCGTGCCAGATGGCTGAACCGGTGAGATGATGTCTGCGTTGTCCTTTAGGTGTTCATTGTGTTCCTTGTTCGCTTCAGCCTTCGAATTACTTTCCGAATGACCGACAGAGTTGCCTCGAGCTGAGGCGACTGAAGCACAATGGTCAGCGGGGACTGGTCGACGTGTGAAAGAGTGGGATGAAGTGAAGCAGTGGCCACCACGGTTGTTGGTGGTCAGTGGTCACAGAGCAGGACCGGCGGCAGGGAAATCCGATGCGAGCAGCAGTCGCACATCTCTGCGAGGATGTGATGAACCAGCCAGCAAAGTGGAAAGATAGGATAGGTGAGGCGAAGGAGAGCATAGCGGGAAGGGGTGGGAAGGGGTGTGGccaggaaaaaaaaaagagacagAGCCGAAACCCACGTACTAGATGATGGTTGGACGCCGTCCTGAGACTCGCGTGGAGTTTGCATTTTTGGGAACTATTGAGCTGGGTTGGTTCTTGGGTGAGATGGGAAAGTAGAAAGAATAGTACAATAGTGAAGTCGATTTTGAGACTGGTAGtcgtatattaaaagagaGTAGATGGCATCCTGTACGGATACGTAGTACTGTTCCTGATATCATGCCCGCCTCTCCGCAAAGTCCGGGGGGAGGGAGCCGGGCTGCAGAAGCGGCCCCTTATTTCGTTGATTATCATCATCAGTAAGCTCTTGCAAGCTTCCCGGCGGCCCTGCCCCCTTCAATGCGCACATGTTGAACGGGCTAGAACGTTGAGATTGAGAGGGGGAAACAAAAAGCACCCTGGACAATGACGGCAAGATTTGAGATGTGGTGCGTGTACAGGAGGCTTTCCCGCTCGTTTCTTGCCATTTCAACTCCACCGTTCCGCCAGTAGAGTGGTGATGATGGCGCACGAGGTGTTGATGTTCAGGGAATCAGGGGGCAGCTATTTGTGTCTTCCTTGTCAGAGACAACTCGTGCCGGTTTGACTTACAAGTGCAAGCGAGGGAGGCATACGCAGTCGGCAGGCGGAGTCGAGAGAGTCAAAGGTCATTTGGAGTCTAGCTTGGAGTCTCGGAGGGAAGAATGACAGAGGTGACCCTGCGAGGATGTTCAGAAGCAATGATTATGTCGTTCAAAGTGATGCATAGCTGACCAACAGAAGCAGGTTGCGGGATGGGAGTATGTCAGGATGATCAAGGAAAGGTCCGAGTTACGACTTACAGGTACATTGGTACACGAGGTACACGACTACGACACTGGCACAGGGCACAGTGAATGCGGCGCCGATTGGCCAGGGGCCGTGTTTCACGCACGACGGCAGACCCAGGAGCCGCGTGGGTGCACCGCAACAGGAAGCGACGAGTCCTTCTGCCAAGAGTTTGGGGCTGTTACAGAGTTTTGGGCAAAGTAGCAGCGAGTAGTAGCTGTAGCGTAATCCAAAGCCAACTGTTGGCTCTCGCCCTCTCCTCTGACTGCCTCCCTTGGCCCTCCCACAGACGGTGAGACTTCGCGAGACTTTCGATACTTCGGCACCACTTCAGAAAGACTCGGGCAGAGTTTGGAAGGCGAGAGCTGAGCGCTCGGAACAACTTGCATGTTTGTTTCAATCCGGAGCAAGAATGAACGACTCCAAGACCCAACATCCCCGCTTTTCTTCGTCTCCAACTTCTCTCTTTCAACTTCACttccacacacacacacacacacacacacacacatacaccTCGGTGAC encodes:
- a CDS encoding cation efflux family protein, whose translation is MQTPRESQDGVQPSSIASARGNSVGHSESNSKAEANKEHNEHLKDNADIISPVQPSGTDDKAVTEGLFVSTSNDTAANKSDVVRTSSKRGGGDGPYSNVDATDASTVDTYRPDPYDFGRHRRDNVSKKQMKIEHPKGNKRKLKKFYNRQNELIDQFLGAEDEERQQVAEDARMGPKIKFAVNASFTVNFCLFVIQLYAAVSTGSLSLFATAADAFMDLVSSFVMLITSRMAARPSVYKYPVGRTRIETIGIILFCALMTTVAIQLLVESGRSLGEGKRASEQLHIVPIVIVGVAIFAKASLMIYCFAYRKFPSVHVFFIDHRNDIVVNSFGLIMSVVGDRFVWYLDPIGAICIALLILFSWVSNAFEQVWLLVGKSAPRDFVSKLIYMAMTHDTRILKVDTCRAYHAGQNYYVEIDIVMDETTPLRISHDVAQELQRKVEGLSDVERAFVHVDYSEVHDPHEEHKPLYERLSKKPQKRTLKDILLRTKKETADVTETEISSGRNSA
- a CDS encoding NADH oxidoreductase, with the protein product MATPRRLPAQAAQAARNFATVRTYGGLKDQDRIFQNLYGRLPPTLASAKKLGDWHKTKEIILKGHDWIISEVKASGLRGRGGAGFPSGLKWSFMNFKDWDKDDKPRYLVVNADEGEPGTCKDREIMRKDPHKLIEGCLVAGRAMNATAAYIYIRGEFVHEAAVLQNAINEAYKDGLIGKNACNSGYDFDVFIHRGAGAYVCGEETSLIESLEGKPGKPRLKPPFPAAVGLFGCPSTVANVETIAVAPTICRRGGNWFAGFGRERNQGTKLFCISGHVNNPVTVEEEMSIPLRELIDKHCGGVRGGWDNLLAVIPGGSSTPILPKSICDNQLMDFDGLKDSQSGLGTAAVIVMDKSTDVVRAISRLSHFYAHESCGQCTPCREGSKWTDQIMKRFEKGQGRPREIDMLQELTKQVEGHTICALGEAFAWPLQGLIRHFRPELEKRMEEYAALNGGANALGGGWEPTARAQGKLVSPGHSGLGWLHHRPKRLLRRTAGGGFCKLPSPISLTAPRLPTTTPSAGWRFGESFAEMTSFTFDQFVAFGSDSAGLERILRGLQALTAIFSAYPSLVALALLDADPPFLEALGPLRGHLNLTRRFIRFFWFLNSFGTSYNLFTSISSSPSSPAKKSQGVGLETWLDIIKFTLLGLYGGLESLTLPELLGVPQIAYFGAERTRALNVEAQRFWLLALAAGVFANLTRVLKAFAYAPVPQHGHGYGTGEKPVEKKAAVEGGAEKETAAAAAVIPDEKKGDEGGEDEKLDWEAERTRLRAIVMKRREDRKRWQREVAAKVKSLGRKIFSDSLDCLIPGVILGWVNVQPGTVGIAMFITTILSSRDIWDRCGATVSQRRSS
- a CDS encoding transferase hexapeptide domain-containing protein yields the protein MSSNKRHSMLPAVSNQGPRPPVSFSSSLTVADSAILVGTHSITIQSESVLHPRSKLETTNGSILIGRRCIIHERAHIGKVGNDDASGGISLGDYVTVEVGATIESGGTDIGTDTVVGVRSRIGHGAVIGKNCTISPLTVIKPGEKVPDFTVVYSNGQRRTDRRGVADLRHKAQARQIDVLRRLIPNKAEKWLS